DNA from Coriobacteriia bacterium:
CGTCGATACGCCCCGAAATCTTCCGCGCGCCCGGGGCGTCCATGGGCTCGGTCTCGATCTCCATGATCGCGAACACGCGGTTCGCGCCGAGGCCCTCCGAGGTAAGGGCCGCGACGGTCGTCTCGAGGTTGTCGCGCGAGCGGCTCGTCATGGTGCCGGGCCAGTATCGCGCCAATGGTCCCGGCTCAAGCATCGGCATCGAGCGCCTGTACAGCAACCTTGACTTTGCAGTCTATCACGCGCCGTTCACGGCGACGGACTTCCTCGCACCCAATATCTGGGAAGTCGATGCTTTCAGCACGCCGGTGAACGTCGTCAGCGCGGCGCTCGCCGTGGCCACGCGCTCTCCGGCCTGCGCGTAGGACGCGTCGGCGGACTCGAAGAAGCGCTCGCGCTCCTCCATCACCCGCAGATACGGCATCACGTACACGCGGCGCAGCGCGAAGTAGGTCGCGACGACTATCAGCATGACCGCGACGATCACGATCGGGTTGATCTGGTCGATCGGGTTGAGGTTGAGCTCGGCAGGATTCACGCCTGCCACCTCCCCAGGACGTAAGGCCGGTTACATCTTCTGCGAGATCACGAGCGTGACAACCAGGGTGTAGATACACAGCGCCTCGATGAGCGCCATGCCGATCAGCATCGCCGTGAAGAGCTGCGGTGCGATCTCCGGTTGGCGGGTCATTCCATCAATCGCCGACGTCGAGACGTGACGCATCGCGTAGGACGCGAACGCGGCGCCCACAGCGATCGGGATGATGGCGACCAGCGCGAGCAGGACGGTGTTGGTTTCCATGGCCTTAGGACCTCCCTTCGGGCCGTGCGTCGGGTGCGTGCTTCTTCTCGGCAGAGCTGTCGTGCAGCGCGTTGGCGAGGAAGCTCGTGGTGAGCAGCGTGAACACGAGCGCCTGCACGAACGCCGGAATGAGCCCAAGCGCATGCAGGATGAGCGGGATGCCCCACGGCACCACGAGGACCACGAGCGCTACGGTCATGTACTCGCCGGCGATGTTGCCGAACAGTCGCAGCGACAGCGACATGACGTCCGTGATCTCCGAGACCCACTGCAGCGGATTCGGCCACACCAGGTGCTTGAGCGTCTTGCCGGTGCCTTTGACAGCCGCCGAGACGACAAGCGTTGAGAGAACCGCGCACAACGCGAGTCCCAACGTCACCGAGAAGTGCGAGGTCGGCGGGCGGTTCACGATCGGAATCGGAATCATCGCCAGGAGGTTCGAGACCATGATGAACAGGAAGAATGTGGCCAAGAGCGGCGCCACGATGCCCATGATCCGGTCTCGGTTGTCCCCATGCGCCATGCCGCGCGCCTTGCCCACGAAGAACGACAGGACCGATTCGCCGAGGTTCTGGCGGGCACCGGGTGAGGTCGGCGACAGCTCGCCTCGTGCGAGCCACGCACCTGCGCCCACGAGAATGCCCGCCACCACGAGCGAGTTCACGATGACGACGAGCCCCCATCCATCGAGCGGCTTCATCCCACCTCACCGCCTCTCCCGCTGTGGCGCATCGTTCGATACGCCGCGAGGATGCTGCCCACGACGACGAGCGTCGTGTCGAACACGAGTGCTCCCGCGACGGTGCCGGCGAAGCCGTGCGCCATCGGAATGAGCAGCGAGGTCACGAGAATGCCGGCCTTCACGATGAGGCGGCCGGCGAGCATGATCATCGGCGCGACCGGATCGATGCGGCCCGCCGCGAGTTCGCGCCGGGCGCGACCCGTCGCCAAACGCACGAGCGCGACATCGACTGCGACTGCGATCAAACAGCCCACAGCGAACGCGACGCTCTTGAGCAGCAGCCCGCCGCCGAGTGCGATCACGCCGCCAAGACCCAGCGACCACGCCGCAATCTCGTCGAGGAACCCCCACGAGAAGCCGAACACCTCTTGCTGCTTCATGGCTGTCGCCCCCGTCGCCTAGAAGCCGTCGCGAAGTCGGAGCATGTCGCGCACCGCGGCAACGAGTGCGATCAACAGCCCGATGCCGATACCGAACGGGAAGGTGCCGAAGGCCTTGTCGGCGAGCCACCCGAAGAAGGCGCCGGCCGCAAGATACGCGGGCACAAGTGACCACACGGCGATAACGCGGAGAAATTCACGAGGAATGAGATCTACATCGCGGCCGGGCTCCGGATCGACCCTAATCGGACCCTGCGCGGTCGTGTGTGCCATCTGCGCCGCCCCCTCAGTTCGAGGTCACGCGGCTCCGCTGCTCACACTCGCTTCGAACGTTCACTGTAGCTCGGGTAACGGGGTCGTGGACCTGCCGGCACTAGGACCACTTGGTTACACCTTGTTTGTTCCCGAAACACCACCGGAGTAGCCCGTCTAACAAGAATCCACATAATCAAAAGCGAACACGTGTTCGACACGCGTCAGTGTGCGGTGCTACGCTCACTTCATCCTCGAATCGAACAGGAGTTCGCCCATGGACGCCGAGACCCACACACACGCCGCCAGCGTCGGCGAAGCGCCTGCCGCTCATGCTCCCGATGAGCTCGCTGAAACGCTGCTCGTCGACCTCAATCCCGAGCAGCGCGCGGCGGCTGCTCACGGCGACGGGCCGCTGCTCATCGTCGCCGGCGCGGGCACCGGCAAGACGGCGACCCTCGCCCACCGCGTCGCGCAACTCATAGCGCGCGGCACCGAGCCGGGCCGCATCCTCCTGCTCACGTTCACGCGCCGCGCGTCCGGCGAGATGATCCGCCGCGTCGACGGGATCTTGCGCTCGAGCGCCGAAAATGGCGGGCCGGAACTCTCCGGTGCCCGCGTCTGGGGCGGCACGTTTCACGCGGTCGCCGCGCGGCTGTTGCGCATACACGCGCGCGACATCGGTATGGAGCCGGACTTCACGATCCTCGACCGGGGCGACGCCGAGGACCTCATGCACCTGGCTCGCACCGAGCTGGGCCTCGGCCGCGGCGGCAGCCGCTTTCCGCAGAAGTCGACGTGCCTCGACATCTACTCACGGTGCGTCAACGCGCAAGCGCCGCTGGCCGAGATGCTCGCGAGCGCGTTCCCGTGGTGTCGCAAGGCCGAGGACGACCTCAAGCGACTCTTCGCGCGCTATACCGACATGAAGGAAGAGCAGCAGGTACTCGACTACGACGACCTGCTGCTCTTCTGGCACGGTCTGCTCGGCGACCCCGACGCCGGACAGCGGGTGCGCGAGCGCTTCGACTGTGTACTCGTCGACGAGTACCAGGACACCAACGTGCTGCAAGCCGATATCGTCTCTCGGCTGCGACCAGACGGCACGGGCGTGACCTGCGTGGGTGACGACGCTCAGGCGATCTACAGCTTCCGCGCCGCCACGGTGCGCAACATCCTCGACTTCGAGCTGCGCTTCCCCGAAGCCGAGGTCGCGACGCTCACCCGCAACTACCGCTCGACCGCACCCATCCTCACCGCGACCAACGCCGTCATCGCCGAGGCGACCGAGCGCCGCGACAAGGACCTGTGGACCGCCCGGGAGGGCGGCGGGCGCCCATCGCTTGTCACCTGCCGAGACGAAGCCGAGCAGACCCAGTGGCTCTGCGACCGCATCCTCGATCACCGCGAGCAGGGCACGCTCCTGAAGCACCAGTGTGTCCTGTTCCGCGCGCAGCACCATTCGATGGCACTTGAGATGGAGCTTTCACGTCGCAACATCCCGTTTCGCAAGTACGGCGGCCTGCGCTTCGTCGAGATGGCGCACGTCAAAGACCTCGTGAGCTTCCTGCGGCTCGCCGAGAACCCCCGCGACGCCATGGCCGGGCTCCGAGTCGCCGGGTTGGTGCCGGGTATCGGCCCGCGCACCGCTTCGGCGCTCATGACGGCGCTCGCCGAAGGCGGCGGCGACTTCGAGAGCTGGGTCGGCGTCGACGTGCCTGAGGCCGCCAGCGAGATCTGGCCCGGTGTCGTCTCGCTCATGAGAGCGCTGGCAAGTGCGGGGCCCGGCGAGGTGCCGGCTCAGGTGTGCGCGGTGCGCGAGGTGTACTCCCCACTGCTCGAACGCCGCTACGACAACGTCGCCGCCCGGCTGCGCGACCTCGAGCAGATCGAATCGCTCGCCAGTCGCGCTCCCGACCGTTCGCGCTTCCTGTCCGAGCTCGCGCTCGATCCGCCTTCGTACACGCAGGACCTCGCGGGCCCGCCGGTACTCGACGAGGACTACGTGATCCTCTCGACCATGCACTCCGCCAAGGGACTCGAATTCGACTGCGTCTACGTCATCCACGCCGCCGACGGAAACATCCCAAGCGACATGGCGACCGGTTCACCCGAGGAGATCGAAGAGGAGCGGCGGCTGTTCTACGTCGCATGCACTCGTGCGAAGAACCACCTCTACGTGAGCCACCCGCTGCGCTACTACACGCAGCCGTGGGGCAAGTCCGACAACCACGGCTACGCCCAGCGCACGCGCTTCCTCACCGAATCCGTGATGCCGCACTTCGTGGAGTTCCAGGCCTCACCCGAGACACTCGCCGAGGACGATGCGCCGGCACCACAGACCACAAGCGCGAGTATCCGTGCGGGCGTGCGCGGGTTGTGGGAGTGACGCCCCGTTCTACGGCTCGATGATTACCTTCACGCTCTCGCCTGCACCCGCAACGAGGCCGAAGCCTTCGGCGGCGCGCTCGAGCGGAAGCCTATGTGTGATGAGGTCGTCGACGCGGACGCGGCCGGTCGCGATGAGCTCCATCGCCATGGCGAGATCGGCCGGCGCTGCGCCATAGGCGGTGCGCACGGTGACCTCTCGGCGCCACAGCTCGTTGAGCGGCATCGGGTGATCCTGACCGGGTGCCGGCACCGCGAACACGATGAACGTCGCACCGTTGTCGAGACACGCGAGCCCCTGGTCGATCGCGCTTGAGGCCCCGGTGCCGAGAATGACGAGGTCGGCAAGGTTGCCGTCGTTGGCTTCGCGCAGCAGCTCGGGCAGTTTGTCGCCGGCCGCTACCGCGTCGAACGCCTCGGCGGCACCGCTCCTGTGCGCCCAGTCGAGCCGATACGGCGACACGTCGGTGGCGAACACGCGGCCCGCACCCAACGCGAGCGCGAGTCGGATGTGAAGCAGCCCGCTGATGCCGCTGCCCATCACGAGCACCGTCGAGCCCGGACGCACGCCGGCGCGCACCTGCGCACGCACCACGCACGCGAGCGGCTCGACGAAGCTGCCCTGCTCGTAGGTCATCGAGTCGGGCATCGTGAGGATGCCTCGGTCGGTCTGCAGCGCGGGCACGCGCACGTACTCGCTGAAGCCGCCTGGATCGAAGTTGGTTGTGTGCAGCGTGTGGCACGCGGTGTGGTTGCCGGTGAGGCAGTAGCGGCAGGTGTTGCACGGCACGTGATGCGAGACCACGACGCGGTCGCCCACGGCTACGCCACTCACACCCTCGCCCACCGCGACCACGTCGCCCGCGATCTCGTGACCAAGCACGATCGGCGCCTTGGGCACGCGATACCACTCGAGCACGTCGGATCCGCACACACCGCTCGCCCGCACGCGAACGAGCGTCTCGCCCGCACCGATCGCAGGCACCGCACGCTCTTCGACACGAACGTCGGAGTTGTTGTGGTAGACCGCGACGCGCATCGCGGCGGGCAGCTGCTCAGGCGTCATACGCTAGAACTTCCGGTCCGCGGCGACGTCATCTGCCGAGACGCCCGCGCCCGCACCGCTTGCGGCCTTCTCATCGGCGTAGATCTCGTAGGCCTCGTTGACGCTGGCGTTGTCATGCACGACGGCCCGAACCGCCTTGATCATCCCGACGGGTGAATCCGACTGGAAGATGTTGCGACCCATGTCGACGCCGGAGGCGCCGCTAGCGATGGACTGGTAGGTGAGCTCGAGCGCCTCGCGCTCCTCAAGCTTCTTGCCACCGGCGACCACGATCGGCACGGGGCACCCGGCGACGACCTTCTCGAAACCATCGCACAGGTACGTCTTGACGATGTGCGCGCCCATCTCGGCGGCGATACGCGTGGCGAGTCCCAGGTAGCGCTGGTCGCGCACCATCTCCTTGCCCACCGCGGTCACGGCGAGAACCGGGATGCCGTAGCGCTCACCCTTGTCGACGAGCTTGCCAAGGTTCTTGATCGTCTGATGCTGGTGATCGGATCCCACGAAGATCGACATCGCCATGCCGGCGGCGTTGAGGCGGATGCACTCCTCGACGCTCGTGATGAGCGTCTCGTTGGAGAGGTCGTCCTCAAGCACCGAGTTGCCGCCTGAGACTCGCAGCACGATCGGAGTGGCGGTGCGGTCGTCGACGCAGTTGCGCAGCACGCCGCGGGTGAGCATGAGCGTATCGGCGTAGTCGATGAGCGGCGCGATGGCGCCGGCGGCGTCGACAAGGCCGGTCGTGGGGCCCTGGAAGTAGCCGTGGTCGACCGCGAGCATGACGGTGCGGTTGTCGCCCGGACGGATGATGCGAGCGAGGCGGTTCTCGAGTCCCCAGGACATAGCGGTGCTCCTTGGCGTCGGAAGTGGCTGTCATGCGAACGCGCACGAGGCGGTGCACGCGGCGTGGTAATGATACCCGACCGCGGGAACGCGCCCACCTCCTGCGCTACACTCGCAGCGAACATGGGCTGCGACGCACGAGAGGACCGCCATGACCAGCCGAGTCGCGCGACACACGACGCCAGCGGCCTTCACGCCCGCGTCCGCGGCCCTCGGTCTCGTGCTAACGCTCGCTGCATCCCTCGCCCTCGCCGCCAGCCTCACTCTCCCCTCGGCGGCACTCGCGAAGAGCTACTCGATGGGACCCGTCGCCATCGATGCGCGGGTCGCCAACGACGGTACGCTCTCTGTCCGAGAGGACCGCACCTTCGACTTCTCGGGGGACTACACGTTCGTGTATTGGGACCTTGGCACGAAGGGCGCCGAGAGCGTCACCGTGAAGGGGCTCTCGGAGATCATCGGCTCCACCGAGCGACCGTACACGCTCACCACCGAGCCGGACGCCAAGGAGACGCGAATCCCCGATACCTACTGGGTCGTCGACTCGGGTGACACGGTCTCGGTGTACGCGTTCTTCGCGAAGTCGGACACGTCGGCAACGTTTCGACTGACCTACGACGTCGCCGGTGCGGCCAAGCGCTACGAAGACGTGAGCGAGCTCTACTGGCAGTTCATCGGCAGGGGCTGGGGCGCTTCGGCGACCGACATCTCGGTGCGCATCGAGCCACCTGCACCGCTCACCAAGGCCGACGTCCGTGCGTGGGCGCACGGCCCGCTCACTGGCACCGTCACGATCGCCGATGACGGAGTCGTCGATCTCGCGCTGCCTGAGCTCCCGTCCGAGACGTTCGTTGAGGCACGCGTGCTCTATCCGGCTGCCGCGCTCGCTGCAGCACCGGTCATCCCCCAGCAGCGCGAGGCGAAGGTGCTCGCCGATGAGGGCAGGCTCGCCGATGCCGCGAACGCCGCCCGCGATCGCGCGCGCAACCTCGTGCGCAACCTCACGCTCGCGACGTGGTTCGTCTCACTGCTCACGCTCGGGTTCGCCCTGTGGGCGTTCTGGCGATACGGCAAGGAGTACAAACCGTCCTTCACCGAGAAGTACTTCCGAGAGGACCCGCGTCCTGATCTCCAGCCTGCCGTCATCGGAGCGCTGTGGCGTTCGGGCAAGGTGGAGGACGCCGACATCGGCGCAACTCTGATGAGCCTCGCCGACAAGGGCGTCATCCAGGTTGAGCCAGACACCGCGCCCAAGGTGTCGTGGTTCGGCGGATCGAAGACGCAAGAGACGCTGAGACTGACCCTCGTGCGCGAGGGAGCTGCGCCGAAGTCCGTCGCTGCGGACACCGCGCGTCCGACCGCGGTGCACACCGGGCCGCCCGAGCCGGATGAGGCGACCGAGGTCGATCTCGACGCGGTCGAGGGCGAGGACGTCGAGGAAGCGCCGCGAGGACGTCAGGCGAAGTCGCGGGCGAAGAAGGATGCCGTCGCTGCGGCGCGGCGTCGCGCAGATACACTCGATGAGCTCGAGGGCAAGCTCGTGCGTCTCATCTTCACGCATGCGGCCAAGGACGGGCGCAGCGCGACGATCGAGGACATCAAGGACTACGCGATGGAGCACCCGAAGGGGTTCGCAAGCGACGTTGAGCACTGGAAGGATGCGGCAAACGAGCGCGTCGAGGCGCTCGGACTCATCGAGTCGGCCGGCCACGGCTGGAACGTCGCCATGTGGACGCTATGCATCTTCCTCGCCGTGGGCGGACTCTTCGTGAGCGCGTTCCTCTGGAGCCTGTGGGCGATGGCCGTGGCGCTTCCCTGCGCAGGCGTGATCGCCCTGATCGCGCCGCGTATGTCACGGCGCACGCAGGCCGGGGCCGACCTCTACGCGCAGTACAAGGCGGTCGAGCGCTTCCTGCGCGACTTCTCGCACCTAGATGAGGCTCCGCCGGCATCGGTAGCGATCTGGAACCGCTTCCTCATCTTGGCCGTGATCTTCGGCATCTCCGAGAAGGTCATCGAACAAATGCGCGTAGTGGTGCCGCAGGTCATCGATGACCCGGCCTTCCGAAACACCTACTGGTGGGCCTATGCGCAGACCGGTGGCAACACGCCGATCAGCTCGCTGTCGGCTGGATTCGCCAGCGCATCTCAGGTCGCCTCAAGCATGAACTCGTCATCATCGGGCGGTGGGGGCGGCTTCTCTGGCGGCGGGGGTGGCGGTGGCGGTGGTGGCGGCGGAGGCGCGGGCTGATTCACCCGCTACTTCGGGGCGAACACCAGCAGCGTGTTGTTGCCGTTGTCGC
Protein-coding regions in this window:
- a CDS encoding ATP-dependent helicase, coding for MDAETHTHAASVGEAPAAHAPDELAETLLVDLNPEQRAAAAHGDGPLLIVAGAGTGKTATLAHRVAQLIARGTEPGRILLLTFTRRASGEMIRRVDGILRSSAENGGPELSGARVWGGTFHAVAARLLRIHARDIGMEPDFTILDRGDAEDLMHLARTELGLGRGGSRFPQKSTCLDIYSRCVNAQAPLAEMLASAFPWCRKAEDDLKRLFARYTDMKEEQQVLDYDDLLLFWHGLLGDPDAGQRVRERFDCVLVDEYQDTNVLQADIVSRLRPDGTGVTCVGDDAQAIYSFRAATVRNILDFELRFPEAEVATLTRNYRSTAPILTATNAVIAEATERRDKDLWTAREGGGRPSLVTCRDEAEQTQWLCDRILDHREQGTLLKHQCVLFRAQHHSMALEMELSRRNIPFRKYGGLRFVEMAHVKDLVSFLRLAENPRDAMAGLRVAGLVPGIGPRTASALMTALAEGGGDFESWVGVDVPEAASEIWPGVVSLMRALASAGPGEVPAQVCAVREVYSPLLERRYDNVAARLRDLEQIESLASRAPDRSRFLSELALDPPSYTQDLAGPPVLDEDYVILSTMHSAKGLEFDCVYVIHAADGNIPSDMATGSPEEIEEERRLFYVACTRAKNHLYVSHPLRYYTQPWGKSDNHGYAQRTRFLTESVMPHFVEFQASPETLAEDDAPAPQTTSASIRAGVRGLWE
- a CDS encoding alcohol dehydrogenase catalytic domain-containing protein, with protein sequence MRVAVYHNNSDVRVEERAVPAIGAGETLVRVRASGVCGSDVLEWYRVPKAPIVLGHEIAGDVVAVGEGVSGVAVGDRVVVSHHVPCNTCRYCLTGNHTACHTLHTTNFDPGGFSEYVRVPALQTDRGILTMPDSMTYEQGSFVEPLACVVRAQVRAGVRPGSTVLVMGSGISGLLHIRLALALGAGRVFATDVSPYRLDWAHRSGAAEAFDAVAAGDKLPELLREANDGNLADLVILGTGASSAIDQGLACLDNGATFIVFAVPAPGQDHPMPLNELWRREVTVRTAYGAAPADLAMAMELIATGRVRVDDLITHRLPLERAAEGFGLVAGAGESVKVIIEP
- a CDS encoding ATP synthase F0 subunit C; translated protein: METNTVLLALVAIIPIAVGAAFASYAMRHVSTSAIDGMTRQPEIAPQLFTAMLIGMALIEALCIYTLVVTLVISQKM
- the lsrF gene encoding 3-hydroxy-5-phosphonooxypentane-2,4-dione thiolase; translation: MSWGLENRLARIIRPGDNRTVMLAVDHGYFQGPTTGLVDAAGAIAPLIDYADTLMLTRGVLRNCVDDRTATPIVLRVSGGNSVLEDDLSNETLITSVEECIRLNAAGMAMSIFVGSDHQHQTIKNLGKLVDKGERYGIPVLAVTAVGKEMVRDQRYLGLATRIAAEMGAHIVKTYLCDGFEKVVAGCPVPIVVAGGKKLEEREALELTYQSIASGASGVDMGRNIFQSDSPVGMIKAVRAVVHDNASVNEAYEIYADEKAASGAGAGVSADDVAADRKF
- a CDS encoding F0F1 ATP synthase subunit A, coding for MKPLDGWGLVVIVNSLVVAGILVGAGAWLARGELSPTSPGARQNLGESVLSFFVGKARGMAHGDNRDRIMGIVAPLLATFFLFIMVSNLLAMIPIPIVNRPPTSHFSVTLGLALCAVLSTLVVSAAVKGTGKTLKHLVWPNPLQWVSEITDVMSLSLRLFGNIAGEYMTVALVVLVVPWGIPLILHALGLIPAFVQALVFTLLTTSFLANALHDSSAEKKHAPDARPEGRS